A DNA window from Enterobacter asburiae contains the following coding sequences:
- the rsmG gene encoding 16S rRNA (guanine(527)-N(7))-methyltransferase RsmG, translated as MLKKLSRLLDQAGISLTDHQKNQLVAYVDMLNKWNKAYNLTSVRDPNEMLVRHILDSIVVAPWLKGERFIDVGTGPGLPGVPLSIVRPESHFTLLDSLGKRVRFLRQVQHELKLENITPVQSRVEEFPAEPPFDGVISRAFASLNDMVSWCKHLPAENGRFYALKGQLPGDEIEQLPDGFAVESIEKLHIPQLDGERHLVIIKPNNF; from the coding sequence GTGCTCAAAAAACTCTCTCGTCTGCTGGATCAGGCAGGTATTTCGCTCACCGATCACCAGAAAAATCAGCTGGTGGCCTATGTCGATATGCTGAACAAATGGAACAAAGCGTACAACCTGACCTCAGTACGTGACCCCAACGAGATGCTGGTACGCCATATTCTCGATAGCATCGTGGTTGCCCCCTGGCTGAAAGGTGAGCGTTTTATCGACGTGGGGACGGGACCAGGTTTACCGGGCGTTCCGCTGTCGATTGTTCGCCCTGAGAGCCACTTCACGCTACTGGACAGCCTCGGCAAGCGCGTGCGCTTTTTACGTCAGGTACAGCATGAGCTGAAGCTTGAAAACATCACGCCCGTGCAGAGCAGGGTAGAGGAGTTCCCGGCAGAGCCGCCGTTTGACGGGGTTATCAGCCGTGCATTTGCTTCGCTCAACGATATGGTGAGCTGGTGCAAACACTTACCTGCGGAGAACGGCCGCTTTTATGCGCTGAAAGGGCAGTTGCCAGGCGATGAGATTGAACAGCTCCCGGACGGTTTTGCTGTTGAATCCATCGAGAAATTACACATTCCTCAGCTCGATGGGGAGCGTCATCTGGTGATAATTAAGCCAAACAATTTTTAA
- the atpI gene encoding F0F1 ATP synthase subunit I, whose product MSVSLLSRNVARKLLFVQFLAVIASGLLFSLKDPFWGISAVCGGLAVVLPNVLFMIFAWRHQAHTPAKGRVAWSFALGEVCKVLLTFALLVMALAVLKVVFMPLIATWVLVLVVQVLAPAVINNKG is encoded by the coding sequence ATGTCTGTGTCGCTCTTGAGTAGAAACGTTGCTCGTAAGCTTCTGTTCGTTCAGTTTCTGGCTGTGATAGCAAGTGGACTGCTGTTTAGCCTCAAAGACCCCTTCTGGGGCATCTCCGCCGTGTGCGGGGGTTTGGCGGTTGTGCTGCCAAACGTGTTGTTTATGATTTTTGCCTGGCGTCATCAGGCGCATACACCTGCCAAAGGCCGCGTGGCCTGGTCCTTCGCCCTCGGCGAAGTGTGTAAGGTGTTGCTAACCTTTGCTCTACTGGTGATGGCGCTGGCGGTTTTGAAAGTGGTCTTCATGCCGCTGATAGCAACGTGGGTTTTGGTGCTGGTGGTACAAGTTCTGGCTCCAGCTGTAATCAATAACAAAGGGTAA
- the atpB gene encoding F0F1 ATP synthase subunit A — protein sequence MASENMTPQDYIGHHLNNLQLDLRTFSLVDPHNPPATFWTINIDSMFFSVVLGLLFLAMFRGVAKRATSGVPGKFQTFIEMIIGFVHGSVKDMYHGKSKLIAPLALTVFVWVFLMNLMDLLPIDLLPFIGEHIFGLPALRVVPSADVNITLSMALGVFILILFYSIKMKGVSGFVKELTLQPFNHWAFIPVNLILEGVSLLSKPVSLGLRLFGNMYAGELIFILIAGLLPWWSQWILNVPWAIFHILIITLQAFIFMVLTIVYLSMASEEH from the coding sequence ATGGCTTCAGAAAATATGACGCCGCAGGATTACATAGGTCACCATCTGAATAACCTTCAGCTGGACCTGCGTACATTCTCGCTGGTGGATCCACATAACCCCCCGGCCACCTTCTGGACGATCAACATCGACTCCATGTTCTTCTCGGTGGTTTTGGGTCTTCTGTTCCTGGCCATGTTCCGCGGTGTTGCTAAACGAGCGACCAGCGGTGTACCAGGGAAATTCCAGACTTTCATCGAAATGATCATCGGCTTCGTCCATGGCAGCGTCAAAGACATGTACCATGGTAAGAGCAAGCTGATTGCTCCGCTGGCCCTGACCGTGTTCGTTTGGGTCTTCCTGATGAACCTGATGGACCTGCTGCCAATCGATCTGCTGCCGTTTATCGGCGAGCACATCTTCGGCCTGCCTGCGCTGCGTGTTGTACCGTCTGCGGACGTGAACATCACCCTGTCGATGGCGCTGGGCGTATTTATCCTGATTCTTTTCTACAGCATCAAAATGAAAGGCGTAAGCGGCTTTGTGAAAGAGCTTACCTTGCAGCCGTTCAACCACTGGGCGTTTATTCCGGTCAACCTGATCCTGGAAGGCGTTAGCCTGCTGTCCAAACCTGTTTCACTGGGTCTGCGACTGTTCGGCAACATGTATGCGGGTGAGCTGATTTTCATTCTGATCGCGGGTCTTCTGCCGTGGTGGTCACAGTGGATTCTGAATGTGCCATGGGCCATTTTCCACATCCTGATCATTACGCTGCAAGCCTTTATCTTCATGGTTCTGACGATCGTCTATCTGTCGATGGCGTCTGAAGAGCACTGA
- the atpE gene encoding F0F1 ATP synthase subunit C: MENLNMDLLYMAAAVMMGLAAIGAAIGIGILGGKFLEGAARQPDLIPLLRTQFFIVMGLVDAIPMIAVGLGLYVMFAVA; the protein is encoded by the coding sequence ATGGAAAACCTGAATATGGATCTGCTGTACATGGCTGCCGCTGTGATGATGGGTCTGGCGGCTATCGGTGCTGCGATCGGTATCGGCATCCTCGGGGGCAAATTCCTGGAAGGCGCAGCGCGTCAACCTGATCTGATTCCTCTGCTGCGTACTCAGTTCTTTATCGTTATGGGTCTGGTGGATGCTATCCCAATGATCGCTGTAGGTCTGGGTCTGTACGTGATGTTTGCTGTCGCGTAG
- the atpF gene encoding F0F1 ATP synthase subunit B has protein sequence MNMNATILGQAIAFILFVWFCMKYVWPPLMAAIEKRQKEIADGLASAERAKKDLDLAQANATDQLKKAKAEAQVIIEQANKRRSQILDEAKAEAEQERTKIVTQAQAEIDAERKRAREELRKQVAILAVAGAEKIIERSVDEAANSDIVDKLVAEL, from the coding sequence GTGAACATGAACGCAACAATCCTCGGCCAGGCCATCGCGTTTATTCTCTTTGTCTGGTTCTGCATGAAGTATGTATGGCCGCCTTTAATGGCTGCCATCGAAAAACGTCAGAAAGAAATTGCTGACGGTCTGGCTTCCGCAGAACGCGCTAAGAAAGATTTGGACCTTGCACAGGCCAACGCGACAGACCAGCTGAAAAAAGCGAAAGCTGAAGCTCAGGTAATCATTGAACAGGCTAACAAACGCCGTTCTCAGATCCTGGACGAAGCCAAAGCTGAAGCAGAACAGGAACGTACTAAGATCGTGACACAGGCTCAGGCAGAAATTGATGCTGAGCGTAAACGTGCTCGTGAAGAACTGCGTAAGCAGGTTGCGATTCTGGCTGTTGCTGGCGCCGAGAAGATCATCGAACGTTCCGTGGATGAAGCTGCTAACAGCGACATCGTGGACAAACTTGTCGCTGAACTGTAA
- the atpH gene encoding F0F1 ATP synthase subunit delta, which yields MSEFVTVARPYAKAAFDFAVEHQNVDRWQDMLAFAAEVTKNEQMAELLSGALAPETLAASFIAVCGEQLDANGQNLIKVMAENGRLRVLPDVLEQFEHLRALSEATAEVEVTSATELSNEQLAKITAAMEKRLSRKVKLNCKIDKSVMAGVIIRSGDMVIDGSVRGRLERLADVLQS from the coding sequence ATGTCTGAATTTGTTACGGTAGCTCGCCCCTACGCCAAAGCAGCTTTTGACTTTGCTGTCGAACACCAAAATGTCGATCGCTGGCAGGATATGCTGGCGTTTGCCGCTGAGGTGACGAAAAACGAACAAATGGCTGAGTTGCTTTCCGGTGCGTTAGCACCTGAAACTCTCGCCGCGTCGTTTATCGCCGTGTGCGGAGAGCAACTGGATGCCAACGGCCAGAACCTGATTAAGGTGATGGCAGAAAATGGTCGTCTCCGTGTGCTCCCGGATGTTCTCGAGCAGTTTGAGCACTTACGTGCCCTTAGTGAAGCAACCGCTGAAGTCGAAGTGACTTCTGCGACTGAACTGAGTAATGAACAGCTTGCGAAAATCACCGCCGCGATGGAAAAACGTCTGTCACGCAAAGTTAAGCTGAATTGCAAAATCGATAAGTCTGTAATGGCAGGCGTAATCATCCGTTCGGGTGATATGGTCATTGATGGCAGCGTACGCGGCCGTCTTGAACGCCTTGCAGACGTCTTGCAGTCTTAA
- the atpA gene encoding F0F1 ATP synthase subunit alpha — protein MQLNSTEISELIKQRIAQFSVVSEAHNEGTIVSVSDGVIRIHGLADCMQGEMISLPGNRYAIALNLERDSVGAVVMGPYADLAEGMKVKCTGRILEVPVGRGLLGRVVNTLGAPIDGKGPVEHDGFSPIEVIAPGVIDRQSVDQPVQTGYKSVDAMIPIGRGQRELIIGDRQTGKTAMAIDAIINQRDSGIKCVYVAIGQKASTISNVVRKLEEHGALSNTIVVVATASESAALQYLAPYAGCAMGEYFRDRGEDALIVYDDLSKQAVAYRQVSLLLRRPPGREAFPGDVFYLHSRLLERASRVNAEYVENFTKGEVKGKTGSLTALPIIETQAGDVSAFVPTNVISITDGQIFLETNLFNSGIRPAVNPGISVSRVGGAAQTKIIKKLSGGIRTALAQYRELAAFSQFASDLDEATRKQLSHGQKVTELLKQKQYAPMSVAQQGLVLFAAERGYLEDVELAKIGSFEAALLAYVDRDHAPLMQEINQTGGYNDEIEGKLKAILDSFKATQSW, from the coding sequence ATGCAACTGAATTCCACCGAAATCAGCGAACTGATCAAGCAGCGCATTGCTCAGTTCAGTGTTGTGAGTGAAGCTCACAACGAAGGTACTATTGTTTCTGTAAGTGACGGTGTTATCCGCATCCACGGCCTGGCCGATTGTATGCAGGGTGAGATGATTTCCCTGCCGGGTAACCGTTACGCTATCGCACTGAACCTGGAGCGCGACTCCGTAGGTGCAGTTGTGATGGGTCCATACGCTGACCTCGCCGAAGGCATGAAGGTTAAGTGTACTGGCCGTATTCTGGAAGTGCCGGTTGGCCGTGGCCTGCTGGGTCGCGTTGTTAACACCCTGGGTGCGCCAATCGACGGTAAAGGTCCGGTTGAGCACGATGGCTTCTCCCCAATCGAAGTTATCGCACCAGGCGTTATCGACCGTCAGTCCGTAGATCAGCCTGTTCAGACAGGTTATAAGTCCGTTGATGCCATGATCCCAATCGGTCGTGGTCAGCGTGAACTGATCATCGGTGACCGTCAGACCGGTAAAACCGCGATGGCTATCGACGCCATCATCAACCAGCGTGACTCCGGCATCAAATGTGTGTACGTGGCTATCGGCCAGAAAGCGTCCACCATTTCTAACGTGGTTCGTAAACTGGAAGAGCACGGCGCACTGTCTAACACCATCGTTGTGGTAGCAACTGCTTCTGAATCTGCTGCACTGCAATACCTGGCGCCATATGCCGGTTGCGCAATGGGCGAATACTTCCGTGACCGCGGTGAAGATGCACTGATCGTATACGATGACCTGTCTAAACAGGCTGTTGCTTATCGTCAGGTTTCCCTGCTGCTCCGTCGTCCACCTGGACGTGAAGCGTTCCCTGGCGACGTATTTTACCTCCACTCTCGTCTGCTGGAGCGTGCTTCCCGCGTTAACGCGGAATACGTCGAGAACTTCACCAAAGGTGAAGTGAAGGGTAAAACGGGCTCTCTGACCGCTCTGCCGATCATTGAAACCCAGGCGGGTGACGTTTCTGCGTTCGTTCCGACTAACGTAATCTCCATTACCGATGGTCAGATCTTCCTGGAAACCAACCTGTTTAACTCCGGTATCCGTCCGGCGGTTAACCCGGGTATCTCCGTATCCCGTGTTGGTGGTGCTGCTCAGACCAAGATCATCAAGAAACTGTCCGGTGGTATCCGTACCGCGCTGGCACAGTATCGTGAACTGGCTGCGTTCTCTCAGTTCGCATCCGATCTGGACGAAGCAACCCGTAAACAGCTGAGCCACGGTCAGAAAGTGACCGAGCTGCTGAAGCAGAAACAGTACGCACCAATGTCTGTTGCTCAGCAGGGCCTGGTACTGTTCGCGGCTGAACGCGGTTACCTCGAAGATGTGGAACTGGCGAAAATCGGTAGCTTCGAAGCCGCTCTGCTGGCTTACGTTGACCGTGATCACGCTCCGCTGATGCAAGAGATCAACCAGACCGGTGGCTATAACGACGAAATCGAAGGCAAGCTGAAAGCTATCCTCGATTCCTTCAAAGCAACCCAATCCTGGTAA
- the atpG gene encoding F0F1 ATP synthase subunit gamma, with the protein MAGAKEIRSKIASVQNTQKITKAMEMVAASKMRKSQDRMAASRPYAETMRKVIGHLANGNLEYKHPYLEERDVKRVGYLVVSTDRGLCGGLNINLFKKLLADMKAWSEKGVQCDIAMIGSKGVSFFNSVGGNIVAQVTGMGDNPSLSELIGPVKVMLQAYDEGRLDRLYVVSNKFINTMSQVPTLTQMLPLPASEDDELKQKAWDYLYEPDPKPLLDTLLRRYVESQVYQGVVENLASEQAARMVAMKAATDNGGSLIKELQLVYNKARQASITQELTEIVSGAAAV; encoded by the coding sequence ATGGCCGGCGCAAAAGAGATACGTAGTAAGATCGCAAGCGTCCAGAACACGCAAAAGATCACTAAAGCGATGGAGATGGTCGCCGCTTCCAAAATGCGTAAATCGCAGGATCGCATGGCGGCCAGCCGTCCTTATGCAGAAACCATGCGCAAAGTGATTGGTCACCTTGCGAACGGTAATCTGGAATATAAGCACCCTTACCTGGAAGAACGCGACGTTAAGCGCGTGGGCTACCTGGTGGTGTCGACCGACCGTGGTCTGTGTGGCGGCTTGAACATTAACCTGTTCAAAAAACTGCTGGCGGATATGAAAGCATGGTCTGAAAAAGGCGTTCAGTGCGATATCGCAATGATCGGCTCTAAAGGCGTCTCTTTCTTTAACTCCGTTGGTGGCAATATTGTCGCTCAGGTGACAGGTATGGGTGATAACCCGTCCCTGTCCGAACTGATCGGCCCGGTTAAAGTGATGTTGCAGGCCTATGATGAAGGCCGTCTGGACAGACTGTACGTTGTCAGCAACAAATTCATTAACACCATGTCTCAGGTTCCAACGCTCACTCAGATGCTGCCATTACCGGCATCAGAAGATGACGAGCTGAAGCAAAAAGCCTGGGATTACCTGTATGAACCCGATCCGAAACCGCTGCTGGATACCCTGCTGCGTCGTTACGTTGAATCTCAGGTTTATCAGGGCGTTGTAGAAAACCTGGCCAGCGAGCAGGCCGCACGAATGGTGGCGATGAAAGCCGCGACCGATAATGGCGGCAGCCTGATTAAAGAGCTGCAGTTGGTTTACAACAAAGCTCGTCAGGCCAGCATTACTCAGGAACTCACCGAGATCGTCTCGGGGGCCGCCGCGGTTTAA
- the atpD gene encoding F0F1 ATP synthase subunit beta, with protein MATGKIVQVIGAVVDVEFPQDAVPRVYDALEVQNGNESLVLEVQQQLGGGIVRTIAMGSSDGLRRGLEVKDLEHPIEVPVGKATLGRIMNVLGQPIDMKGDIGEEERWAIHRAAPSYEELSSSQELLETGIKVIDLMCPFAKGGKVGLFGGAGVGKTVNMMELIRNIAIEHSGYSVFAGVGERTREGNDFYHEMTDSNVLDKVSLVYGQMNEPPGNRLRVALTGLTMAEKFRDEGRDVLLFVDNIYRYTLAGTEVSALLGRMPSAVGYQPTLAEEMGVLQERITSTKTGSITSVQAVYVPADDLTDPSPATTFAHLDATVVLSRQIASLGIYPAVDPLDSTSRQLDPLVVGQEHYDTARGVQSLLQRYQELKDIIAILGMDELSEEDKLVVARARKIQRFLSQPFFVAEVFTGSPGKYVSLKDTIRGFKGIMEGEYDHLPEQAFYMVGSIDEAVEKAKKL; from the coding sequence ATGGCTACTGGAAAGATTGTCCAGGTAATCGGCGCCGTGGTGGACGTCGAGTTCCCTCAGGACGCCGTACCACGCGTGTACGACGCGCTTGAGGTACAGAATGGTAACGAGAGCCTGGTGCTGGAAGTTCAGCAGCAGCTCGGCGGCGGTATCGTGCGTACCATCGCTATGGGTTCTTCCGACGGTCTGCGTCGTGGTCTGGAAGTAAAAGACCTTGAGCACCCGATCGAAGTCCCGGTAGGTAAAGCAACACTGGGTCGTATCATGAACGTATTGGGTCAGCCAATCGACATGAAAGGCGACATCGGTGAAGAAGAGCGTTGGGCTATCCACCGCGCAGCACCTTCCTACGAAGAGCTGTCAAGCTCTCAGGAACTGCTGGAAACCGGTATCAAAGTTATCGACCTGATGTGTCCGTTCGCGAAGGGCGGTAAAGTCGGTCTGTTCGGTGGTGCGGGTGTTGGTAAAACCGTAAACATGATGGAGCTGATCCGTAACATCGCGATCGAGCACTCCGGTTACTCCGTGTTTGCGGGCGTAGGTGAACGTACTCGTGAGGGTAACGACTTCTACCACGAAATGACCGACTCCAACGTTCTGGACAAAGTATCCCTGGTTTACGGCCAGATGAACGAGCCACCTGGAAACCGTCTGCGCGTTGCGCTGACCGGTCTGACGATGGCTGAGAAATTCCGTGACGAAGGCCGTGACGTTCTGCTGTTCGTTGATAACATCTATCGTTACACCCTGGCCGGTACGGAAGTATCTGCACTGCTGGGTCGTATGCCTTCAGCGGTAGGTTATCAGCCTACGCTGGCGGAAGAGATGGGTGTTCTTCAGGAACGTATCACCTCTACCAAAACCGGTTCTATCACCTCCGTTCAGGCGGTATACGTACCTGCGGATGACTTGACTGACCCATCTCCAGCAACCACCTTTGCGCACTTAGATGCAACCGTGGTACTGAGCCGTCAGATCGCGTCTCTGGGTATCTACCCGGCCGTTGACCCGCTGGACTCCACCAGCCGTCAGCTGGATCCACTGGTTGTTGGTCAGGAACACTACGACACCGCGCGTGGCGTACAGTCCCTGCTGCAGCGTTACCAGGAACTGAAAGACATCATCGCCATCCTGGGTATGGATGAACTGTCTGAAGAAGACAAACTGGTGGTAGCACGTGCGCGTAAGATCCAGCGCTTCCTGTCCCAGCCGTTCTTCGTTGCGGAAGTATTCACCGGTTCTCCGGGTAAATACGTTTCCCTGAAAGACACCATCCGTGGCTTTAAAGGCATAATGGAAGGCGAATACGATCACCTGCCGGAGCAGGCGTTCTACATGGTTGGTTCCATCGACGAAGCCGTGGAAAAAGCCAAAAAACTTTAA
- a CDS encoding F0F1 ATP synthase subunit epsilon has translation MAMTYHLDVVSAEQQMFSGLVEKIQVTGSEGELGIFPGHAPLLTAIKPGMIRIVKQFGHEEFIYLSGGILEVQPGSVTVLADTAIRGQDLDEARALESKRKAEEHISSSHGDVDYAQASAELAKAIAKLRVIELTKKAM, from the coding sequence ATGGCAATGACTTACCACCTGGACGTCGTCAGCGCAGAGCAACAAATGTTCTCTGGTCTGGTCGAGAAAATCCAGGTAACGGGTAGTGAAGGTGAACTGGGTATTTTCCCGGGTCACGCACCGCTGCTCACCGCCATTAAGCCTGGTATGATCCGCATCGTTAAACAGTTCGGTCACGAAGAGTTTATCTATCTCTCCGGCGGCATTCTTGAAGTGCAGCCTGGCAGTGTGACCGTTCTGGCCGATACCGCTATCCGTGGACAGGATCTCGACGAAGCGCGAGCCCTGGAATCGAAGCGTAAGGCTGAAGAGCACATTAGCAGCTCTCATGGTGACGTGGATTACGCTCAGGCGTCTGCGGAGCTGGCCAAAGCGATCGCGAAACTGCGCGTTATCGAGTTGACCAAAAAAGCGATGTAA
- the glmU gene encoding bifunctional UDP-N-acetylglucosamine diphosphorylase/glucosamine-1-phosphate N-acetyltransferase GlmU, whose protein sequence is MSNSAMSVVILAAGKGTRMYSDLPKVLHTLAGKPMVQHVIDAANELGAGQVHLVYGHGGDLLKKTLSDDKLNWVLQAEQLGTGHAMQQAAPFFEDDEDILMLYGDVPLISVETLTRLREAKPQGGIGLLTVVLDDPSGYGRITRENGNVTGIVEHKDASDEQRQIQEINTGILIASGADMKRWLSQLNNNNAQGEFYITDIIAMAYQEGREIAAVHPARISETEGVNNRLQLSRLERVYQSEQAEKLLLAGVMLRDPARFDLRGSFSHGRDVEIDTNVILEGHVTLGNRVKIGAGCVIKNSVIGDDCEISPYSVVEDARLDAACTIGPFARLRPGAELLEGAHVGNFVEMKKARLGKGSKAGHLTYLGDAEIGNNVNIGAGTITCNYDGANKFKTIIGDDVFVGSDTQLVAPVTVGNGVTIAAGTTVTRDVAENELVLSRVPQVSKQGWKRPVKKK, encoded by the coding sequence ATGTCAAACAGTGCGATGAGCGTGGTGATCCTTGCCGCTGGCAAAGGGACCCGCATGTATTCCGATCTGCCTAAGGTGCTCCACACGCTTGCAGGAAAGCCAATGGTGCAGCATGTCATTGATGCAGCGAACGAACTGGGTGCCGGTCAGGTCCACCTGGTCTACGGCCACGGCGGCGATCTGCTTAAAAAGACGCTGAGCGATGACAAGCTCAACTGGGTGCTTCAGGCCGAACAGCTGGGCACAGGCCATGCGATGCAGCAGGCTGCGCCTTTCTTTGAGGATGACGAAGACATTTTGATGCTCTACGGCGATGTCCCGCTGATCTCCGTTGAAACCCTGACTCGCCTGCGTGAAGCCAAACCGCAGGGCGGTATCGGTTTGTTGACCGTCGTGCTGGACGATCCAAGCGGTTATGGCCGCATCACCCGTGAAAACGGCAACGTCACGGGTATTGTTGAGCATAAAGATGCCAGCGACGAACAGCGCCAGATTCAGGAGATCAACACCGGTATTCTGATTGCCAGTGGCGCGGACATGAAGCGCTGGCTGTCTCAGCTCAACAACAACAACGCACAGGGTGAATTCTACATCACCGACATCATTGCGATGGCGTACCAGGAAGGACGTGAGATTGCGGCGGTTCATCCGGCGCGCATCAGCGAAACCGAAGGGGTGAATAACCGTCTTCAGCTTTCCCGCCTGGAGCGCGTTTATCAGTCCGAGCAGGCCGAAAAACTGCTGCTGGCGGGCGTGATGCTGCGCGATCCGGCGCGTTTCGATCTGCGTGGTTCGTTTTCTCACGGTCGTGACGTTGAAATTGATACGAACGTTATCCTCGAAGGTCACGTCACGCTGGGCAATCGCGTCAAAATTGGCGCCGGCTGCGTGATTAAAAACAGCGTCATCGGCGACGACTGCGAAATCAGCCCGTATAGCGTGGTGGAAGATGCCCGTCTGGATGCGGCCTGTACCATCGGCCCGTTTGCGCGTCTGCGCCCGGGCGCTGAGCTGCTGGAAGGCGCTCACGTGGGTAACTTCGTGGAGATGAAAAAAGCGCGTCTGGGTAAAGGCTCGAAAGCCGGTCATCTGACCTATCTGGGCGACGCGGAAATTGGCAATAACGTGAATATTGGTGCAGGGACTATTACCTGTAACTATGACGGTGCGAATAAGTTTAAAACCATCATCGGTGACGACGTGTTCGTTGGCTCCGATACGCAGCTGGTGGCGCCTGTTACCGTGGGTAACGGAGTGACTATCGCCGCCGGAACAACCGTTACGCGCGATGTGGCCGAGAACGAGCTGGTGTTAAGCCGCGTGCCGCAGGTCAGCAAGCAGGGCTGGAAACGCCCGGTGAAGAAAAAGTAA
- the glmS gene encoding glutamine--fructose-6-phosphate transaminase (isomerizing), with protein sequence MCGIVGAVAQRDIAEILLEGLRRLEYRGYDSAGLAVVDAEGHMTRLRRLGKVQMLAQAAEEHPLHGGTGIAHTRWATHGEPSEGNAHPHVSEHIVVVHNGIIENHEPLREELKARGYTFVSETDTEVIAHLVHWELEQGGTLRDAVLRAIPQLRGAYGTVIMDSRDPSTLLAARSGSPMVIGLGMGENFIASDQLALLPVTRRFIFLEEGDIAEVTRRSVTVFDTKGEQVKRQEIESNLQYDAGDKGAYRHYMQKEIYEQPNAIKNTLTGRISHGEVDLSELGANANELLGKVEHIQIVACGTSYNSGMVSRYWFESLAGVPCDVEIASEFRYRKSAVRRNSLMITLSQSGETADTLAALRLSKELGYLGSLAICNVPGSSLVRESDLALMTKAGTEIGVASTKAFTTQLTVLLMLVAKLARLKGEDASVEHDIVHGLQALPSRIEQMLSQDKRIEALAEDFSDKHHALFLGRGDQYPIALEGALKLKEISYIHAEAYAAGELKHGPLALIDADMPVIVVAPNNELLEKLKSNIEEVRARGGVLYVFADKDAGFVSNDNMHIIEMPHVEEVIAPIFYTVPLQLLAYHVALIKGTDVDQPRNLAKSVTVE encoded by the coding sequence ATGTGTGGAATTGTTGGCGCAGTTGCGCAGCGTGATATTGCTGAAATCCTTCTCGAAGGTTTACGTCGTCTGGAATACCGTGGTTACGACTCTGCCGGTCTGGCTGTCGTCGATGCAGAAGGTCATATGACCCGTCTGCGTCGTCTCGGTAAAGTGCAGATGCTGGCCCAGGCCGCGGAAGAACATCCGCTGCACGGTGGTACCGGTATTGCGCACACCCGCTGGGCGACGCACGGCGAACCGTCTGAAGGTAACGCGCACCCGCATGTGTCTGAACACATCGTGGTCGTGCACAACGGCATTATCGAAAACCACGAACCGCTGCGCGAAGAACTGAAAGCGCGCGGCTACACCTTCGTCTCTGAAACTGACACCGAAGTGATTGCTCACCTGGTGCACTGGGAGCTGGAGCAGGGCGGTACACTGCGTGATGCGGTGCTGCGTGCTATCCCTCAGCTGCGCGGTGCGTACGGTACGGTGATCATGGATTCCCGCGATCCGTCCACATTGCTGGCCGCGCGTTCCGGTAGCCCGATGGTTATCGGTCTGGGTATGGGCGAAAACTTCATCGCTTCTGACCAGCTGGCGCTCCTGCCGGTCACCCGTCGCTTTATCTTCCTCGAAGAGGGTGATATCGCGGAAGTGACCCGTCGCAGCGTGACCGTCTTCGATACCAAAGGCGAGCAGGTGAAACGTCAGGAGATCGAATCGAATCTGCAGTACGACGCGGGCGACAAAGGCGCTTACCGTCACTACATGCAGAAAGAGATTTACGAGCAGCCAAACGCCATCAAAAACACGCTGACCGGGCGCATCAGCCACGGTGAAGTGGATCTGAGCGAGCTGGGCGCAAACGCGAACGAACTGCTTGGCAAGGTCGAGCATATTCAGATCGTGGCCTGCGGCACCTCTTACAACTCCGGTATGGTTTCTCGCTACTGGTTTGAATCCCTGGCGGGCGTGCCGTGCGATGTGGAAATCGCGTCTGAATTCCGCTATCGCAAATCCGCGGTGCGTCGTAACAGCCTGATGATCACCCTTTCCCAGTCCGGCGAAACGGCGGATACGCTGGCAGCGCTGCGTCTGTCTAAAGAGCTGGGTTACCTGGGCTCTCTGGCTATCTGTAACGTTCCTGGCTCATCGCTGGTGCGTGAGTCCGATCTGGCGCTGATGACCAAAGCGGGCACAGAAATCGGTGTGGCCTCCACCAAAGCGTTTACCACTCAGCTGACCGTTCTGCTGATGCTGGTGGCGAAGCTGGCGCGTCTGAAAGGTGAAGATGCGTCCGTTGAGCACGACATCGTTCACGGCCTGCAGGCGCTGCCGAGCCGTATTGAGCAGATGCTGTCTCAGGACAAACGCATTGAAGCGCTGGCGGAAGATTTCTCTGACAAACATCACGCCCTGTTCCTGGGTCGTGGCGATCAGTATCCGATTGCGCTGGAAGGCGCGCTGAAGCTGAAAGAGATCTCCTACATTCACGCTGAAGCCTATGCGGCTGGTGAGCTGAAGCACGGCCCGCTGGCGCTGATTGACGCGGATATGCCGGTCATCGTTGTGGCACCAAACAACGAACTGCTGGAAAAACTGAAGTCTAACATCGAAGAAGTGCGCGCCCGCGGCGGTGTTCTGTACGTCTTCGCCGACAAAGATGCCGGTTTTGTCAGCAACGACAACATGCACATCATCGAAATGCCGCATGTGGAAGAGGTTATCGCACCAATCTTCTACACCGTTCCGCTGCAGCTGCTGGCCTATCACGTTGCTCTGATCAAAGGCACCGACGTTGACCAGCCGCGTAACCTGGCGAAATCGGTTACCGTAGAATAA